One part of the Patescibacteria group bacterium genome encodes these proteins:
- a CDS encoding O-antigen ligase family protein — protein MKPKVYLLILRLGVFLSLLTVFLVFRNLLFPYITSKQLVLNILMEFLLAITLVFWWKFPSYRPKKSWITWGLISYFIAIIASLFVTIDFNLSFWGDAERMLGLFHLFHFLILYFIIITAFREKKDWKLLFLASILVAVVESYFCLKGQLAYGTIGNTAYVSGYLIFNLFFAAILFLKSKSKLWRWLYLIPVVIMLFAFRRANTSGAIIGLGISVLLFLFLFGFFQRNKKLKYWTLGIASVLVLGVIFVFSQSQSDWFQSSTRLRNLTSQKSTFQTRLVSWRGAAADFKFHPILGVGYGNYASVFDRQFDPKFYNYSRTETYFDRAHNNLIDIVTTTGLLGLLAYLSIFVALFYYLFLYFKPILRDYRGGEEGSSRQLAEVFLIVSLVVAYFIQNLAVFDSLVTYMGLMIILAYVYYLVQIKPEDGEEEARPAIKSKTEYIALGSVIIVALVFIYTFNVRPWRMFVNTINSYSQTLSGDVVNGLNSYREALDSNTGLERDARFSFIGLISTNPAVLSYLTPAEAQDTLAYTVSLAQKNLSYNEEDSLGQLQLAQIADLGARVNYQDQVLFERYSTLSLNAIDAAIKASPRRPTLYFAKAQLLLARGDKEGTIESMKYGISLNPEYPDGHCQLALIYILLDDDEASYPYVTSCLDNKGQFAFPEKALTIWAKHYTALKDTAHLEQINAQLEAYKADSLAPIQP, from the coding sequence ATGAAGCCTAAAGTTTATCTACTCATTTTGCGTCTGGGGGTTTTCTTGTCCTTGCTTACCGTCTTTTTGGTTTTTAGGAACCTTCTGTTTCCTTATATCACCTCTAAGCAGCTGGTCTTAAATATCCTGATGGAATTCCTTTTGGCGATCACCTTGGTCTTCTGGTGGAAGTTTCCTAGCTACCGGCCGAAGAAGTCTTGGATTACTTGGGGGCTTATTTCTTATTTTATAGCTATTATTGCTTCCTTATTCGTCACAATCGACTTCAATCTTAGTTTCTGGGGTGATGCGGAAAGGATGCTGGGCTTATTCCATCTCTTCCATTTCTTGATCCTGTATTTCATCATCATTACGGCTTTCCGGGAAAAGAAGGATTGGAAACTGCTATTTCTCGCCTCCATTCTGGTGGCGGTGGTGGAAAGCTATTTCTGCCTCAAGGGGCAGCTCGCCTATGGCACTATCGGTAATACGGCTTATGTTAGCGGCTACTTGATCTTTAATCTTTTCTTCGCCGCCATTCTGTTTCTAAAATCCAAATCAAAGCTCTGGCGTTGGTTATATTTAATCCCGGTGGTGATTATGCTTTTTGCCTTCCGCCGGGCCAATACTTCCGGGGCGATCATCGGTTTGGGCATTAGCGTTCTCTTATTCTTATTCTTATTCGGTTTCTTCCAGCGAAACAAAAAACTAAAATATTGGACTTTGGGAATAGCTTCAGTTTTGGTGTTAGGGGTGATTTTCGTCTTTTCCCAATCGCAATCCGATTGGTTCCAGTCAAGCACCCGTCTGCGTAATCTAACTTCCCAGAAGAGCACCTTCCAGACCCGCTTGGTTTCCTGGCGGGGTGCGGCGGCTGATTTCAAATTCCATCCGATCCTCGGGGTGGGTTATGGCAACTACGCTTCAGTTTTTGACCGTCAGTTCGATCCCAAGTTCTATAATTACAGCCGGACGGAAACCTATTTCGACCGGGCGCATAATAACCTGATCGATATCGTTACCACCACCGGCCTCTTGGGTCTCCTGGCTTATCTCAGCATCTTCGTCGCCCTCTTCTATTATCTATTCCTCTACTTCAAGCCCATTCTCCGCGATTATCGTGGTGGCGAAGAGGGAAGCAGCCGCCAGTTAGCTGAAGTCTTCTTGATTGTGTCGCTGGTTGTTGCTTATTTTATCCAGAACCTAGCGGTCTTCGATTCTCTGGTGACCTATATGGGGCTAATGATTATCTTGGCCTATGTATATTATCTGGTCCAAATTAAGCCCGAAGACGGGGAAGAAGAGGCTAGACCGGCGATCAAATCTAAGACGGAATATATCGCTCTGGGTTCTGTCATAATAGTCGCCTTGGTTTTTATCTATACTTTTAATGTCAGGCCCTGGCGTATGTTTGTAAATACGATAAATAGTTATTCCCAGACTTTATCCGGGGACGTGGTTAATGGCCTTAACAGCTATCGTGAGGCTCTAGACAGTAATACCGGTCTGGAGCGGGACGCTCGTTTTTCCTTTATTGGCCTGATCTCGACTAATCCGGCCGTCCTTTCCTATCTGACTCCGGCTGAAGCCCAGGATACTCTCGCCTATACGGTTAGCCTAGCCCAGAAGAACTTGAGCTATAATGAAGAGGATAGCTTGGGGCAATTACAGCTAGCGCAAATCGCTGATCTGGGCGCTCGGGTGAATTATCAAGACCAGGTCCTGTTTGAGAGGTATTCTACTCTCTCTTTGAACGCGATCGACGCGGCGATAAAAGCTAGCCCGCGCCGGCCAACCCTATATTTCGCTAAGGCCCAATTGCTTTTAGCGCGGGGTGATAAAGAGGGGACGATTGAAAGTATGAAATATGGTATTAGTTTGAACCCGGAATATCCGGATGGGCATTGCCAGCTGGCCCTTATCTATATCTTGTTAGACGATGACGAGGCTAGTTATCCTTATGTGACGAGTTGTTTGGATAATAAGGGACAATTCGCTTTCCCGGAGAAAGCTTTGACAATCTGGGCTAAGCACTATACCGCGCTTAAGGATACGGCTCATTTAGAGCAGATTAACGCCCAGCTGGAAGCTTACAAAGCTGATTCGCTGGCGCCAATACAACCCTAA
- a CDS encoding RNA polymerase sigma factor → MTINLAKKFKDKKAISQLRSKDREAFIAVYDNHVKDIHRFVYFKIGRQEEANDLTSMIFLKTWNYIQTNQLADGKTLRALLYKIARNAIVDYYRENGLKLELSLDDENNPIEVVDDKQDLAEDLTDRANLELIKSKLPLLKDEYREVIILKFVNDLDLSEIADITGKSKGNVRVLLHRALNALRELVSEADPKTEE, encoded by the coding sequence ATGACTATTAATTTAGCGAAAAAATTTAAAGATAAGAAAGCTATCAGCCAGCTGCGCAGCAAGGACCGCGAGGCCTTTATTGCTGTTTACGATAATCACGTTAAGGATATCCACCGCTTCGTCTATTTCAAGATCGGTCGCCAGGAAGAAGCTAATGACCTGACTTCCATGATTTTCTTGAAAACTTGGAACTATATCCAAACGAATCAATTGGCGGATGGTAAGACTTTGCGGGCGCTTTTATATAAGATTGCCCGTAACGCTATCGTGGATTATTACCGGGAAAATGGCCTTAAATTAGAGCTATCTTTAGATGATGAGAATAATCCGATTGAGGTGGTTGATGATAAGCAGGACTTAGCTGAAGACCTGACAGATAGGGCTAATTTAGAACTGATAAAGTCTAAGCTGCCTTTGCTTAAAGATGAATATAGGGAAGTGATTATATTAAAATTTGTCAATGATTTAGATTTGTCTGAAATTGCGGATATCACTGGTAAAAGCAAGGGTAATGTCCGGGTTCTGCTCCATCGCGCTTTAAACGCCCTCAGGGAGTTAGTCAGTGAGGCTGATCCTAAAACAGAGGAATAA